The Platichthys flesus chromosome 10, fPlaFle2.1, whole genome shotgun sequence genome includes a window with the following:
- the LOC133961791 gene encoding heterogeneous nuclear ribonucleoprotein Q isoform X1, whose translation MKTYRQREKQGTKVSDTNKGPDEAKIKALLERTSYTLDVTTGQRKYGGPPPESAHSGAQPTIGTEIFVGKIPRDLFEDELVPLFEKAGPIWDLRLMMDPLSGLNRGYAFVTFCTKDAAQQAVKLCNNNEIRPGKHIGVCISVANNRLFVGSIPKSKTKEQIVEEFAKVTEGLNDVILYHQPDDKKKNRGFCFLEYEDHKTAAQARRRLMSGKVKVWGNVVTVEWADPIEDPDPEVMAKVKVLFVRNLASTVTEEILEKTFSQFGKLERVKKLKDYAFIHFEERDGAVKALADLHEKALEGERIEIVFAKPPDQKRKERKAQRQAAKTQMYDEYYYYGPPHMPPPARGRGRGGRGGYSYPPDYYGYEDYYDYYGYDYHNYRGGYDDPYYGYDDFQGSGRGRGVRGSVRGSASQTRGRGAVTPRGRLGFSQRGVPGTSRAGKRGRGRS comes from the exons ATGAAGAcgtacagacagagagagaaacaagggaCCAAAGTGTCAGACACCAATAAAGGACCAGATGAAGCCAAAATCAAA GCTTTGCTGGAGCGAACTAGCTACACGCTTGATGTGACAACAGGCCAGAGGAAGTATGGGGGTCCTCCACCAGAGTCCGCCCACTCAGGGGCACAGCCGACCATTGGTACAGAG ATATTTGTAGGCAAAATCCCCAGAGACCTTTTTGAGGATGAGCTGGTTCCACTGTTTGAGAAGGCTGGCCCCATCTGGGACCTGCGTCTGATGATGGATCCTCTCAGTGGCCTGAACAGAGGCTATGCCTTTGTCACTTTCTGCACTAAAGATGCTGCACAGCAGGCTGTCAAATTG TGCAACAACAATGAAATTCGACCGGGTAAACATATCGGCGTGTGCATCTCTGTGGCCAATAATAGACTGTTTGTTGGCTCCATCCCCAAGagtaaaacaaaagagcagatTGTTGAAGAATTTGCAAAAGTTACCG aGGGTCTAAATGATGTCATATTGTACCACCAGCCCGACgataagaagaagaatagaGGCTTTTGCTTCTTGGAGTATGAAGACCACAAGACGGCCGCTCAGGCTCGTCGCCGTCTTATGAGTGGCAAGGTGAAGGTGTGGGGAAACGTGGTCACTGTGGAATGGGCTGACCCTATCGAGGATCCGGATCCAGAGGTCATGGCCAAG GTCAAGGTGCTGTTTGTGAGGAACCTAGCAAGCACTGTTACAGAGGAGATACTTGAAAAGACCTTCAGTCAATTTGGCAAGTTGGAGCGGGTGAAAAAATTGAAAGACTATGCCTTCATCCACTTTGAGGAAAGAGATGGTGCTGTGAAG GCGTTGGCTGATCTCCATGAAAAAGCACTTGAAGGAGAGCGCATTGAAATTGTCTTCGCCAAGCCCCCAGACCAGAAGAGGAAAGAGCGTAAAGCCCAGAGACAAGCCGCCAAAACACAGAT GTATGATGAATACTATTACTACGGGCCTCCCCACATGCCACCACCCGCAAGAGGTAGAGgccgaggagggagaggaggttaTTCTTACCCTCCTGATTATTATGGCTATGAAGACTACTACGATTACTATGGATACGATTACCACAACTACCGGGGTGGCTATGATGACCCGTACTATGGCTACGATGACTTCCAAGGATCCGGCAGAGGGCGAGGAGTGAGGGGATCAGTCCGTGGTAGTGCCAGTCAGACCAGAGGCCGCGGTGCTGTCACACCGAGGGGCCGTCTGGGCTTCTCCCAGCGAGGGGTTCCTGGAACAAGCAGAG CAGGGAAACGGGGTAGAGGGCGGTCCTGA
- the cga gene encoding glycoprotein hormones alpha chain produces MKGTLSINMVTPATSKGSVRSAGLSLVLLSFFLYIADSYPNTELSNMGCEECTLRRNIFFSRDRPIFQCVGCCFSQAYPTPLKAMNTMATPKNITSEATCCVAKHSYETEVAGIKVRNHTDCHCHTCYHHKI; encoded by the exons ATGAAGGGGACACTTTCTATCAACATG GTAACTCCTGCAACCTCGAAGGGCTCTGTGAGATCAGCTGGACTGTCTCTTGTActcttgtcttttttccttTACATAGCTGATTCTTATCCAAACACTGAGTTATCAAACA TGGGCTGCGAGGAGTGCACGCTGAGGAGGAACATTTTCTTCTCCAGGGATCGGCCAATCTTCCAGTGCGTGGGCTGCTGCTTCTCCCAGGCGTACCCGACGCCTCTCAAGGCAATGAATACGATGGCGACCCCTAAGAACATCACCTCGGAGGCAACATGCTGCGTCGCAAAGCACAGCTATGAG aCGGAGGTGGCCGGCATCAAGGTGAGGAACCACACAGACTGCCACTGCCACACCTGCTATCATCACAAGATATGA
- the LOC133961791 gene encoding heterogeneous nuclear ribonucleoprotein Q isoform X2 has protein sequence MATEHINGNGPEDPMDTSAAVTHSEHFQTLLEAGLPQKVAEKLDEIYIAGLVSHSDLDDRAIEALKEFNEEGALQVLLQFKDSDLSHVQNKSAFLCGVMKTYRQREKQGTKVSDTNKGPDEAKIKALLERTSYTLDVTTGQRKYGGPPPESAHSGAQPTIGTEIFVGKIPRDLFEDELVPLFEKAGPIWDLRLMMDPLSGLNRGYAFVTFCTKDAAQQAVKLCNNNEIRPGKHIGVCISVANNRLFVGSIPKSKTKEQIVEEFAKVTEGLNDVILYHQPDDKKKNRGFCFLEYEDHKTAAQARRRLMSGKVKVWGNVVTVEWADPIEDPDPEVMAKVKVLFVRNLASTVTEEILEKTFSQFGKLERVKKLKDYAFIHFEERDGAVKALADLHEKALEGERIEIVFAKPPDQKRKERKAQRQAAKTQMYDEYYYYGPPHMPPPARGRGRGGRGGYSYPPDYYGYEDYYDYYGYDYHNYRGGYDDPYYGYDDFQGSGRGRGVRGSVRGSASQTRGRGAVTPRGRLGFSQRGVPGTSRAGKRGRGRS, from the exons ATGGCCACAGAACATATTAATGGAAATGGTCCAGAAGATCCAATGGACACCTCTGCTGCAGTTACCCATTCTGAGCACTTCCAGACTTTATTAGAAGCTGGTTTACCACAGAAAGTTGCTGAAAAACTAGATGAAATTTACATAGCAG GTTTGGTGTCACACAGTGACTTAGATGATCGGGCTATTGAGGCTCTGAAAGAATTCAACGAGGAAGGTGCTCTGCAAGTCCTTTTGCAATTCAAGGACAGCGACCTCTCACATGTTCAG AACAAAAGTGCCTTTCTTTGTGGCGTGATGAAGAcgtacagacagagagagaaacaagggaCCAAAGTGTCAGACACCAATAAAGGACCAGATGAAGCCAAAATCAAA GCTTTGCTGGAGCGAACTAGCTACACGCTTGATGTGACAACAGGCCAGAGGAAGTATGGGGGTCCTCCACCAGAGTCCGCCCACTCAGGGGCACAGCCGACCATTGGTACAGAG ATATTTGTAGGCAAAATCCCCAGAGACCTTTTTGAGGATGAGCTGGTTCCACTGTTTGAGAAGGCTGGCCCCATCTGGGACCTGCGTCTGATGATGGATCCTCTCAGTGGCCTGAACAGAGGCTATGCCTTTGTCACTTTCTGCACTAAAGATGCTGCACAGCAGGCTGTCAAATTG TGCAACAACAATGAAATTCGACCGGGTAAACATATCGGCGTGTGCATCTCTGTGGCCAATAATAGACTGTTTGTTGGCTCCATCCCCAAGagtaaaacaaaagagcagatTGTTGAAGAATTTGCAAAAGTTACCG aGGGTCTAAATGATGTCATATTGTACCACCAGCCCGACgataagaagaagaatagaGGCTTTTGCTTCTTGGAGTATGAAGACCACAAGACGGCCGCTCAGGCTCGTCGCCGTCTTATGAGTGGCAAGGTGAAGGTGTGGGGAAACGTGGTCACTGTGGAATGGGCTGACCCTATCGAGGATCCGGATCCAGAGGTCATGGCCAAG GTCAAGGTGCTGTTTGTGAGGAACCTAGCAAGCACTGTTACAGAGGAGATACTTGAAAAGACCTTCAGTCAATTTGGCAAGTTGGAGCGGGTGAAAAAATTGAAAGACTATGCCTTCATCCACTTTGAGGAAAGAGATGGTGCTGTGAAG GCGTTGGCTGATCTCCATGAAAAAGCACTTGAAGGAGAGCGCATTGAAATTGTCTTCGCCAAGCCCCCAGACCAGAAGAGGAAAGAGCGTAAAGCCCAGAGACAAGCCGCCAAAACACAGAT GTATGATGAATACTATTACTACGGGCCTCCCCACATGCCACCACCCGCAAGAGGTAGAGgccgaggagggagaggaggttaTTCTTACCCTCCTGATTATTATGGCTATGAAGACTACTACGATTACTATGGATACGATTACCACAACTACCGGGGTGGCTATGATGACCCGTACTATGGCTACGATGACTTCCAAGGATCCGGCAGAGGGCGAGGAGTGAGGGGATCAGTCCGTGGTAGTGCCAGTCAGACCAGAGGCCGCGGTGCTGTCACACCGAGGGGCCGTCTGGGCTTCTCCCAGCGAGGGGTTCCTGGAACAAGCAGAG CAGGGAAACGGGGTAGAGGGCGGTCCTGA